A stretch of the Lolium perenne isolate Kyuss_39 chromosome 3, Kyuss_2.0, whole genome shotgun sequence genome encodes the following:
- the LOC127325614 gene encoding uncharacterized protein At2g39795, mitochondrial-like, with translation MATFLVVQVGEIPSDFPFEINKTDGFADVTLTRSLRGEQIEVLVSMPTLDQDEEDDSSSFDGVEIDALSMKQQTPGVVAAVLEDDEDDQVYEFSQLEENLQQELYKYLELRGITPLNAKILHEHMINTDRRRYLLWLAKLSDFVKKD, from the exons atggcaacttttcttgtagtgcaggtCGGTGAGATTCCGAGCGACTTCCCTTTTGAAATCAACAAAACGGATGGGTTTGCCGACGTTACTCTTACGAGAAGTTTAAGAGGGGAGCAAATCGAGGTCCTGGTTTCCATGCCCACGCTTGACCAGGATGAGGAGGATGACTCGTCGTCTTTCGATGG GGTTGAAATCGACGCCTTATCCATGAAACAGCAAACACCGGGGGTTGTTGCGGCTGTTCTAGAGGACGATGAAGATGACCAGGTTTATGAATTCAG TCAGCTAGAAGAGAACCTGCAGCAGGAACTCTACAAGTATCTGGAGCTGCGCGGGATCACTCCCTTGAACGCAAAGATTTTGCACGAGCACATGATCAACACGGACCGACGTCGGTATCTCCTCTGGCTAGCCAAGTTGTCGGATTTTGTCAAGAAAGACTGA